A single window of Chitinophaga sp. XS-30 DNA harbors:
- a CDS encoding aldo/keto reductase — translation MEYRRLGKSGLQLSVLSFGSWVTFHGQVDDSLSDRLMGIAYDNGVNFFDNAEIYALGESEKMMGRVLKKKNWDRTSYTVSSKAYFGWRGTDNKPNQTGLSRKHLVEACHEALQRLQVDYLDLYFCHRPDRHTPVEEVVWTMNILIQQGKILYWGTSEWTAAEIMEAHMVARQYNLIGPVMEQPEYNLFRREKMEMEYLPVFRTVGLGTTIFSPLASGLLTGKYNKGIPEGSRLGLEGYEWLKNRNLLEGNVQKVIKLQEVADRLNTSLATLSVAWCIKNPNVTTAILGATKEAQLTENLKALEVYTSLTDDIMKEIDGIMQTAPRTPTH, via the coding sequence ATGGAATACAGAAGATTAGGTAAATCGGGGCTACAGCTCAGCGTACTGTCTTTCGGCAGTTGGGTAACCTTCCACGGGCAGGTAGATGATTCTTTATCAGACCGCCTGATGGGCATCGCTTACGATAATGGCGTCAATTTCTTTGACAATGCGGAGATCTACGCCCTGGGCGAATCGGAAAAAATGATGGGAAGGGTGTTGAAAAAGAAGAATTGGGACCGTACCTCTTACACCGTATCCAGCAAAGCCTATTTTGGCTGGCGGGGGACGGACAACAAGCCTAACCAGACCGGGCTGAGCCGCAAACACCTGGTGGAAGCCTGTCATGAGGCGCTGCAGCGGCTGCAGGTAGATTACCTGGACCTCTATTTCTGCCACCGGCCGGACCGTCATACGCCGGTAGAGGAGGTGGTATGGACAATGAACATCCTCATTCAGCAGGGAAAGATCCTGTATTGGGGAACTTCCGAGTGGACCGCCGCGGAGATCATGGAAGCGCATATGGTGGCCAGGCAGTACAACCTGATCGGCCCCGTGATGGAGCAACCGGAGTATAACCTGTTCCGAAGGGAAAAAATGGAAATGGAATACCTGCCCGTTTTTCGGACCGTGGGGCTGGGCACAACCATCTTCAGCCCGCTGGCTTCCGGCCTGCTCACGGGCAAATACAATAAAGGCATACCCGAGGGGTCCAGGCTGGGGCTGGAAGGATACGAATGGCTGAAGAACAGGAACCTGCTGGAGGGCAATGTGCAGAAAGTCATTAAACTGCAGGAGGTGGCGGACCGGCTGAACACCAGCCTTGCCACTTTATCGGTCGCCTGGTGCATTAAAAACCCAAATGTGACCACTGCTATCCTCGGCGCCACAAAAGAGGCCCAATTGACGGAAAACCTCAAAGCCCTGGAAGTCTATACCAGCCTGACAGACGATATCATGAAAGAGATAGACGGCATCATGCAGACGGCTCCGCGTACACCTACCCATTAA
- the lptC gene encoding LPS export ABC transporter periplasmic protein LptC: MKQLFSYLALVVICCSCENDVNVVRAFDESKISVEQAYDVETIMSQTAHVKGVLTAPYMERHVTAPAYTEFPNSLRVVFYNDSLIQTSILTANYGKMDEKDNNIYLRDSVVFISYFKGMIAKERLDCRELQWDDKKKLFVSNSLCRVARPGDTLYGQGLEANQDFSWWQFIDAYGSFLPPDSMVNFD; encoded by the coding sequence ATGAAACAGCTTTTTTCATATCTGGCCCTCGTGGTGATCTGCTGCAGCTGCGAAAACGATGTGAATGTCGTCAGAGCATTCGATGAAAGCAAGATCAGTGTGGAACAGGCCTACGATGTGGAAACCATTATGAGCCAGACCGCACACGTAAAAGGAGTGCTCACCGCTCCCTATATGGAACGTCATGTGACCGCACCCGCCTATACCGAGTTCCCCAACAGCCTCCGGGTGGTTTTCTACAATGATTCCCTCATTCAAACCAGCATCCTGACCGCCAACTATGGCAAAATGGATGAAAAGGACAATAATATCTATCTGCGGGACAGTGTAGTGTTCATCAGCTATTTTAAAGGAATGATCGCGAAAGAACGCCTGGATTGCAGAGAGCTCCAATGGGACGATAAAAAGAAGCTTTTTGTCTCCAACAGCCTTTGCCGCGTAGCACGGCCGGGAGATACGTTATACGGCCAGGGCCTGGAGGCTAACCAGGATTTCTCCTGGTGGCAGTTCATAGACGCTTATGGCAGCTTCCTGCCGCCGGACAGCATGGTCAATTTCGACTAG
- a CDS encoding type III pantothenate kinase: protein MIFCLDLGNSRLKCGVMQQGELQQELFFTENNLLEEMLAALALYKPTASILSSVIDHPQELETLLAAHTTFIRLSHTLPLPVQLAYDKPETLGVDRMALAAGAWKLFPGQHSLIIAAGSAITYNFVHKTGSFLGGGISPGIDMRFRALHTFTGKLPLVKPDTQYAFIGYNTRQSILSGVQEGALAEVEGMITAYGRRYGNFNVLLTGGNLVFFASRLKSKIFASPYLMYKGLNSIVELNVLDKS from the coding sequence ATGATCTTTTGCCTGGACCTGGGGAATTCCCGGCTGAAATGCGGCGTTATGCAGCAGGGGGAATTGCAGCAGGAGCTTTTTTTTACGGAAAACAATTTGCTGGAGGAAATGCTAGCTGCACTGGCGCTGTACAAACCAACAGCCAGCATCCTTTCTTCCGTGATCGACCATCCGCAGGAGCTGGAAACGCTGCTGGCTGCTCATACTACCTTCATCCGGCTGAGCCATACCCTTCCCTTGCCGGTACAGCTGGCTTACGACAAACCGGAAACCCTCGGGGTTGACCGGATGGCGCTGGCCGCCGGCGCCTGGAAGTTGTTTCCGGGGCAGCACAGCCTGATCATCGCCGCAGGCTCCGCCATTACCTACAATTTCGTGCACAAAACCGGTTCCTTCCTGGGCGGAGGCATCAGTCCGGGTATAGACATGCGCTTCCGTGCATTGCATACGTTCACGGGCAAATTACCGCTGGTAAAACCAGACACGCAGTACGCATTTATCGGCTACAACACCCGGCAAAGCATCCTCAGCGGCGTGCAGGAAGGCGCTCTGGCGGAGGTAGAGGGGATGATAACGGCCTATGGGCGGCGGTATGGGAACTTTAACGTGCTTTTAACAGGGGGTAATTTGGTTTTTTTTGCTTCCCGCCTTAAAAGTAAGATATTTGCAAGCCCGTATTTAATGTATAAAGGTTTAAACTCAATTGTAGAACTCAATGTATTGGACAAAAGCTAG
- a CDS encoding LON peptidase substrate-binding domain-containing protein, with protein MTNFIPIFPLAIVVYPEEQLNLHIFEPRYKQLIAECIKEGKPFGIPAVIDKKLNEYGTLVEIVKVEKAYESGELDVSTRGLRVFRILEVIRKVPEKLYSGAIVNYPDNHHRGSVKLQREVLKAIRELHHILQVSKSFALPDESLRAYDLAHHAGLSLEEEYELLHLFHELQRLEYLKRHLHKVIPMLTEMERLKDRVKLNGHFRNLSVDNF; from the coding sequence ATGACCAATTTCATTCCCATATTTCCTCTCGCTATCGTTGTGTACCCGGAAGAACAACTGAACCTGCACATCTTCGAACCCCGTTACAAGCAGCTGATCGCAGAATGCATAAAGGAAGGAAAACCTTTCGGCATACCGGCGGTGATAGACAAAAAACTGAATGAATACGGTACTTTGGTGGAGATCGTGAAAGTGGAGAAGGCATATGAGAGCGGGGAACTGGACGTATCTACCCGCGGCCTCCGCGTGTTCCGCATACTGGAAGTGATCCGGAAAGTGCCGGAGAAACTGTATTCGGGCGCTATTGTGAATTATCCTGACAATCATCATCGCGGTAGCGTGAAATTGCAGCGGGAGGTACTGAAAGCCATACGTGAACTGCACCACATCCTGCAGGTCAGCAAATCCTTTGCATTGCCGGATGAATCCCTCCGTGCTTATGACCTGGCCCACCATGCGGGGCTTTCCCTGGAGGAAGAATACGAATTGCTCCATCTCTTTCATGAACTGCAGCGCCTGGAATATCTCAAACGCCATCTCCACAAGGTGATCCCTATGCTGACGGAAATGGAGCGGCTGAAAGACCGGGTAAAGCTCAACGGGCACTTCCGGAATTTATCGGTGGATAATTTTTAA
- a CDS encoding glycosyltransferase family 1 protein, with translation MNNLHPVNPVRTFIRNSLQQPNCPMTRILIDCERMKYPTTGLYTYCHALGTALLAKAAEELCFYLPPKLGKHFGSTPAYLWQHPLHKFYMPYGKQLDVWHSTYQTTPYRPRNSRTGRVLTIHDLNFLHENKSDAKKKKYLRLLQRNVSEADQLVAISEFVKQEVLQYLDTGNKPLQVIYNGSTVHEFPGFSTPAYKPSGPFLLCLGVVLPKKNFHVVPCLLKHNDLELVIAGQVNEAYRQQIMQEAALHGVEERVKIIGPVPDDSKYWYLKNCHAFIFPSLAEGFGLPVVEAMHFGKPVFLSDKTSLPEIGGDQAYYFDNFDPLYMQQVFESGMHHYQTSHPEKTIISRAQSFNWDRTAAAYLSAYRSVAP, from the coding sequence ATGAATAACCTGCACCCGGTGAACCCGGTCAGGACATTTATCCGTAACAGCCTGCAACAACCTAACTGTCCGATGACGCGAATATTGATCGATTGCGAAAGAATGAAATACCCTACCACCGGACTTTACACGTACTGTCATGCGTTGGGAACCGCGCTGCTTGCAAAGGCGGCGGAAGAGTTGTGTTTCTACCTGCCGCCCAAACTGGGCAAGCACTTCGGCTCTACCCCTGCTTATCTCTGGCAACACCCGCTGCACAAATTCTACATGCCCTACGGTAAACAGCTGGACGTATGGCACAGCACTTACCAGACCACCCCTTACCGGCCGCGCAATTCCCGTACCGGAAGAGTGCTGACGATACATGATCTCAACTTCCTGCATGAAAACAAAAGTGATGCGAAAAAGAAAAAATACCTGCGTTTACTGCAGCGCAACGTAAGCGAAGCTGACCAGCTGGTGGCGATATCCGAATTTGTGAAACAGGAAGTATTGCAGTATCTCGATACGGGGAACAAACCGCTGCAGGTCATCTACAACGGCAGCACAGTACATGAATTTCCGGGATTCAGCACACCGGCCTACAAACCCTCCGGGCCATTCCTGCTGTGCCTGGGCGTAGTACTGCCCAAAAAGAATTTCCATGTGGTGCCCTGCCTCCTGAAGCATAACGACCTGGAACTGGTCATTGCGGGACAGGTAAACGAAGCATACCGGCAGCAGATCATGCAGGAGGCTGCGCTGCACGGCGTGGAGGAACGGGTAAAGATCATTGGCCCCGTACCGGATGACAGCAAATACTGGTACCTAAAAAACTGCCATGCATTCATTTTCCCCTCCCTGGCCGAAGGGTTCGGGCTGCCGGTAGTGGAAGCCATGCATTTCGGGAAACCTGTCTTCCTGTCCGATAAAACCAGTCTCCCCGAAATAGGCGGCGATCAGGCATATTATTTTGACAATTTTGATCCGTTATACATGCAACAGGTATTTGAAAGCGGCATGCATCACTATCAGACCAGTCATCCGGAAAAAACCATTATCAGCAGGGCGCAGTCATTTAACTGGGACCGCACGGCAGCAGCATACCTGTCCGCGTACCGGTCCGTTGCACCTTAA
- a CDS encoding class I SAM-dependent methyltransferase, translating to MGHVSSGFNPNLFHPFYFVRKGLYKAIKKYAGELQGSLMDFGCGSKPYISLFKTAEYIGVDYNGEGHNHENEEIDVFYDGKKIPFPDGRFNAVFTSEVFEHLFNLEEILPELHRVMKPGGKMLITCPFVWNEHEIPNDYARYTRFALAHLLEKHGFNILKIDKSGTFVTAIFQMIVVYNKQYILPLFGFLFRFPPTRFIFKFIFIFMVNLTGVIMNAILPAKQDFYQNNIVLAEKQ from the coding sequence ATGGGCCATGTATCCAGCGGATTCAATCCAAACCTTTTTCATCCTTTTTACTTCGTCAGGAAAGGCCTTTACAAGGCCATAAAAAAATATGCCGGTGAGCTGCAAGGCTCGTTGATGGATTTTGGCTGCGGCTCAAAGCCCTATATCTCTCTTTTTAAAACAGCCGAATATATTGGTGTGGATTATAACGGTGAGGGCCATAACCATGAGAACGAGGAAATAGATGTTTTTTATGACGGCAAAAAAATACCCTTTCCGGACGGCCGCTTCAATGCCGTTTTTACCAGTGAGGTATTTGAACATCTTTTCAACCTGGAAGAAATATTGCCGGAGCTGCACAGGGTGATGAAACCCGGCGGCAAAATGCTGATCACCTGCCCCTTCGTCTGGAATGAACATGAAATACCGAACGACTATGCACGTTACACCCGGTTCGCATTGGCACACCTGCTGGAAAAACACGGCTTCAACATCCTTAAAATAGACAAGTCCGGCACGTTTGTGACCGCGATATTCCAGATGATCGTCGTGTATAACAAACAGTATATCCTGCCGCTTTTCGGCTTTCTGTTCAGATTCCCCCCAACCCGGTTCATTTTCAAGTTCATTTTTATCTTTATGGTCAATCTCACTGGCGTGATCATGAATGCCATTTTGCCGGCAAAGCAGGATTTTTATCAGAACAATATCGTTCTTGCCGAAAAACAATAA
- a CDS encoding glycosyltransferase — MKAVYTICTPSHIAEAKTLAASALEHNPGVAVFIFLFNGDAFAREILSRFGPARTIIIEEMQLEHYAAMKARYNAFELSCALKPYLADYLINQEGAEQVIYFDADIMVTGSLHNVWEDLRSKDLVLTAHVNHTAIWPDDAIATEARRNIERNMLRGGAFNGGFFAVNNTPGVHQFLSWWKNVLLDRGYNKPSKGLFVDQLWLMLTPVLFSDLLMISKHPGYNMAYWNLDERKLVPAEKGLTVHTADGGHAAPLIFFHFSGYKLQQENVISLYHPGMYTFERRPELRALFATYSAQLRQHGYDVIKERYAPAKKKWARFFIPGKKG; from the coding sequence ATGAAAGCCGTTTATACGATCTGTACACCCAGCCATATTGCCGAAGCTAAAACGCTGGCCGCCTCCGCGCTGGAGCATAATCCCGGTGTTGCTGTGTTTATTTTCCTGTTCAATGGCGACGCGTTTGCGAGGGAAATACTGTCGCGTTTCGGGCCGGCCCGGACCATCATTATTGAGGAAATGCAACTGGAGCATTACGCAGCGATGAAAGCCCGCTATAATGCCTTTGAGCTGAGCTGCGCATTAAAACCCTATCTGGCGGATTACCTGATTAATCAGGAAGGGGCGGAGCAGGTGATCTATTTTGATGCGGATATCATGGTGACCGGTTCACTGCACAATGTCTGGGAGGATCTGCGGTCAAAGGACCTGGTGCTTACCGCGCATGTCAACCATACCGCCATCTGGCCGGATGATGCCATAGCCACGGAAGCAAGGCGCAATATAGAACGTAATATGCTGCGGGGCGGGGCTTTCAACGGAGGTTTCTTTGCCGTGAACAATACACCCGGCGTACATCAGTTCCTCTCCTGGTGGAAAAATGTGTTGCTGGACAGGGGGTACAACAAACCCTCGAAAGGGCTTTTTGTAGACCAGCTCTGGCTGATGCTCACCCCGGTGCTTTTCAGCGATCTGCTGATGATCAGCAAACATCCGGGTTACAACATGGCTTACTGGAACCTGGACGAGCGGAAGCTGGTTCCTGCGGAGAAGGGATTGACCGTGCATACTGCAGATGGCGGGCATGCAGCGCCATTGATATTCTTTCATTTCAGCGGATACAAATTGCAGCAGGAGAATGTGATCTCCCTGTATCACCCCGGCATGTACACTTTTGAACGGAGGCCTGAACTGCGGGCGTTATTCGCCACTTATAGCGCACAGCTGCGGCAACATGGGTATGATGTGATAAAGGAGCGCTACGCGCCGGCAAAAAAGAAGTGGGCCCGGTTCTTCATCCCGGGTAAGAAAGGCTGA
- a CDS encoding glycosyltransferase family 2 protein has protein sequence MKVTGFTFVRNAVKFDYPVAEAIRSILPLCDEVVVSVGDSDDGTLELIRSIDSGKISIYHSTWDDSLREGGRVLAVETDKAYAHVSDDTTWAFYIQADEVVHEDDYPAIRAAMEQHKDDKRVEGLLFSYRHFYGSYDYVGDSRTWYNKEIRIIRKDARIRSYRDAQGFRLDGRKLRVKPVAAWMYHYGWVKSPAEQALKLQHAVKIYSGKEVQINNFDYSDIDSLQRFTGKHPVVMWGRIERKNWQFEHDISRKNFRGLKKKLLYWVEKNFGVRLFDYQNYTLLK, from the coding sequence ATGAAAGTCACCGGATTTACCTTTGTGCGCAATGCCGTAAAATTCGATTATCCCGTTGCGGAAGCCATCCGTTCCATCCTGCCGCTTTGCGATGAAGTGGTGGTGAGTGTGGGCGATTCCGATGACGGTACACTGGAGCTGATCCGTTCCATTGATTCCGGCAAGATCAGCATCTATCATTCTACCTGGGATGATTCCCTGCGGGAAGGCGGGCGTGTGCTGGCGGTGGAAACCGACAAAGCGTATGCGCATGTGAGTGATGATACCACCTGGGCCTTTTACATACAGGCGGATGAGGTGGTGCATGAAGACGATTATCCCGCTATCCGCGCAGCGATGGAGCAGCATAAGGATGATAAACGGGTAGAGGGCCTGCTGTTCAGCTACCGCCATTTCTACGGCAGTTACGATTATGTAGGCGATTCGCGCACCTGGTACAACAAGGAGATCCGCATCATCCGCAAAGATGCCCGCATCCGCTCTTACCGCGATGCACAAGGCTTCCGGCTGGATGGCCGCAAACTGCGGGTGAAGCCTGTGGCCGCCTGGATGTATCATTACGGCTGGGTAAAAAGCCCGGCAGAACAGGCGCTCAAATTACAGCACGCTGTAAAGATCTATAGCGGAAAAGAAGTGCAGATCAACAACTTTGACTACAGTGATATCGATTCCCTGCAACGGTTTACCGGTAAACATCCGGTGGTGATGTGGGGAAGGATAGAACGGAAGAACTGGCAATTCGAGCATGATATCAGCCGGAAGAACTTCCGCGGGCTGAAGAAAAAATTGCTGTACTGGGTGGAGAAAAATTTTGGCGTGCGGTTGTTTGATTATCAGAATTACACGCTGCTTAAATGA
- the meaB gene encoding methylmalonyl Co-A mutase-associated GTPase MeaB, protein MYAHLLSQLQQGDIRALARCISLVENEAEGYTQLLEALPPGGKTRVAGITGPPGAGKSTLVNALVTALLQRQQRVAIIAVDPSSPFNFGALLGDRIRMSEHFSDPNVFIRSMASRGALGGLSPKIMEVSDIIKAAGFDYLFIETVGVGQSEVEIAGIADTTVVVMVPEAGDEIQTMKAGLMEIANIFVVNKADRPKADEFVKNLRLLAHTRRTDEWETPVVKTVATKQQGIDELITALDGHRDQLHNNLQRKALLLTEKAWQIIRQRRMQDVDKQALFREIQAHMSDPQFSIYRTVQQYVHPA, encoded by the coding sequence ATGTATGCGCATTTACTCAGTCAGCTGCAACAGGGAGATATCCGTGCGCTTGCCCGGTGCATCTCGCTTGTGGAGAATGAAGCGGAAGGCTACACGCAATTGCTCGAAGCCCTGCCTCCCGGTGGAAAGACCCGCGTGGCAGGCATAACCGGCCCTCCCGGTGCGGGTAAAAGCACGCTGGTGAATGCCCTCGTTACCGCGTTGCTGCAACGGCAACAACGGGTGGCCATCATAGCGGTAGACCCTTCTTCCCCTTTCAACTTCGGCGCGCTGCTGGGTGACCGCATCCGCATGAGCGAACATTTCTCCGACCCGAATGTTTTCATCCGTTCCATGGCCAGCCGCGGGGCGTTAGGCGGACTAAGCCCGAAGATCATGGAGGTGAGCGATATCATCAAAGCGGCGGGATTCGATTACCTCTTCATTGAAACCGTTGGCGTTGGCCAAAGCGAGGTGGAGATCGCAGGGATCGCGGATACCACGGTGGTGGTGATGGTTCCCGAAGCCGGCGATGAAATACAGACGATGAAAGCCGGGCTGATGGAGATCGCCAACATCTTCGTTGTGAATAAGGCTGACCGCCCCAAAGCGGATGAGTTCGTGAAAAATCTCAGACTGCTGGCACATACCAGACGGACAGATGAATGGGAAACACCGGTGGTCAAAACCGTGGCCACGAAACAGCAGGGCATCGATGAACTGATCACTGCATTGGATGGTCACCGGGACCAGCTACACAACAACCTGCAGCGAAAAGCCCTCCTGCTCACGGAAAAAGCCTGGCAGATCATCCGCCAGCGCAGGATGCAGGATGTGGACAAACAGGCGCTCTTCCGGGAAATACAGGCGCATATGTCAGACCCGCAGTTTTCCATTTACCGCACCGTGCAACAATACGTTCATCCTGCTTAA